One genomic window of Halorubrum hochsteinianum includes the following:
- the srp19 gene encoding signal recognition particle subunit SRP19 has translation MVENVVYPAYFDAELSRSEGRRVPTDLAVEAPTVDEIAKAVQQVGYDAAVERDATYPREFEPRGSVAVKGTEDTAKNDLVQAIAAYLGVLRE, from the coding sequence ATGGTCGAGAACGTCGTCTACCCCGCCTACTTCGACGCCGAGCTGTCGCGCTCGGAGGGACGTCGCGTCCCGACGGATCTGGCGGTCGAAGCGCCGACCGTCGACGAAATCGCGAAGGCCGTCCAGCAGGTCGGCTACGACGCCGCCGTCGAGCGCGACGCCACCTACCCGCGCGAGTTCGAGCCCCGCGGGTCCGTGGCGGTGAAGGGGACCGAGGACACCGCGAAAAACGACCTCGTTCAGGCGATCGCCGCGTACCTCGGCGTCCTGCGGGAGTAA
- a CDS encoding H/ACA ribonucleoprotein complex subunit GAR1, translating into MRRVGTVVRTAGGLAIARGDPGTEPPRIGASVVDESLSTVGRVVDVFGPVGHPYVAVTPGDGVGLPDLVGGKLYAR; encoded by the coding sequence GTGCGGCGCGTCGGCACCGTCGTCCGCACCGCCGGGGGGTTGGCGATCGCCCGCGGCGACCCGGGGACCGAGCCGCCGCGGATCGGCGCGAGCGTCGTCGACGAGTCGCTGTCGACGGTCGGGCGCGTCGTCGACGTGTTCGGACCGGTCGGTCACCCCTACGTGGCCGTCACGCCCGGCGACGGCGTCGGGCTCCCGGACCTCGTCGGCGGGAAGCTGTACGCGCGGTAG
- a CDS encoding NADH-quinone oxidoreductase subunit N translates to MVETLPQVTALLPALVLAATGLALLLVDTISPDARSNTSMAVVSAVGALASLSVTVWFVASGTGSVDTGGAITLFADAIKVDTMGLFFTAIFASVTALVVVAAHDYFHDHDNPAAFYSLTLFAATGMALLAVANSLAVVFVALEMVSLPSYVLVAYLKQNRGSVEAGLKYFLVGALSSAIFLFGISLVYAATGSLILADIASASIEGLAGVLGVGVVMMIGGVAFKTASVPFHFWAPEAYEGAPAPVSAFLSSASKAAGFVVAFRVFTEAFPLGMAVSANVNWMLAFAILAAVTMTLGNFAAAVQEEVKRMLAYSSIGHAGYALIGVAALTLDGPANGTVMGAAMAHLLVYGFMNTGAFLFVAMAERWGVGRTFADYAGLWRRAPVASVAMAVFMFSLAGLPPFAGFFSKYFLFQAAIDNGFLWLAALGAVNSVVSLYYYSRVVKALFLDDPETPSALDAVDVRPTALYAAVVFAAVATMLLLPGFGPVIETAEAAASALF, encoded by the coding sequence ATGGTTGAGACGCTTCCGCAGGTGACGGCGCTGCTGCCGGCGCTGGTGCTTGCGGCAACCGGTCTCGCGCTGCTGTTAGTCGACACGATCAGTCCCGACGCGCGGTCGAACACCTCGATGGCGGTCGTGAGCGCGGTCGGCGCGCTCGCCTCGCTGTCCGTGACCGTCTGGTTCGTCGCGTCCGGCACCGGGAGCGTCGACACCGGCGGTGCTATCACGCTGTTCGCCGACGCGATCAAGGTCGACACGATGGGGCTGTTCTTCACCGCCATCTTCGCGTCGGTGACGGCGTTGGTGGTCGTCGCGGCGCACGACTACTTCCACGACCACGACAACCCGGCGGCGTTCTACTCCCTGACGCTGTTCGCGGCGACGGGGATGGCGCTGCTCGCGGTCGCGAACTCGCTCGCGGTCGTGTTCGTCGCCTTAGAGATGGTGTCGCTGCCGTCGTACGTGCTCGTCGCGTACCTCAAGCAGAACCGCGGGAGCGTCGAGGCGGGGCTGAAGTACTTCCTCGTCGGTGCGCTCTCGTCGGCGATCTTCCTGTTCGGCATCTCGCTCGTGTACGCCGCGACCGGGTCGCTCATCCTCGCCGACATCGCGTCGGCCTCGATAGAGGGGCTGGCCGGCGTCCTCGGCGTCGGCGTCGTGATGATGATCGGCGGCGTCGCGTTCAAGACCGCCTCCGTCCCGTTCCACTTCTGGGCTCCGGAGGCGTACGAGGGCGCGCCCGCGCCCGTCAGCGCGTTCCTCTCGTCGGCGTCGAAGGCCGCCGGGTTCGTGGTCGCGTTCCGCGTGTTCACCGAGGCGTTCCCGCTGGGGATGGCGGTCTCGGCGAACGTCAACTGGATGCTCGCGTTCGCGATCCTCGCGGCCGTCACGATGACGCTCGGGAACTTCGCGGCCGCGGTCCAAGAGGAGGTCAAGCGGATGCTGGCGTACTCCTCGATCGGTCACGCCGGCTACGCGCTCATCGGCGTCGCCGCGCTCACCCTCGACGGGCCGGCCAACGGCACCGTCATGGGCGCGGCGATGGCCCACCTGCTCGTCTACGGGTTCATGAACACCGGCGCGTTCCTCTTCGTCGCGATGGCGGAGCGGTGGGGCGTCGGCCGCACGTTCGCGGACTACGCGGGCCTGTGGCGGCGCGCGCCGGTCGCCTCCGTCGCGATGGCCGTGTTCATGTTCTCGCTGGCCGGCCTGCCGCCGTTCGCCGGCTTCTTCTCGAAGTACTTCCTGTTCCAGGCGGCCATCGACAACGGCTTCCTGTGGCTGGCCGCGCTCGGCGCGGTAAACAGCGTCGTGTCGCTGTACTACTACAGCCGGGTCGTGAAGGCGCTGTTCTTGGACGACCCCGAGACGCCGAGCGCCCTCGACGCGGTCGACGTGCGGCCGACGGCGCTGTACGCCGCGGTCGTCTTCGCGGCGGTCGCGACGATGCTGCTCCTCCCCGGCTTCGGCCCCGTCATCGAGACGGCCGAGGCGGCGGCGTCCGCGCTGTTCTGA